A region of Labeo rohita strain BAU-BD-2019 chromosome 2, IGBB_LRoh.1.0, whole genome shotgun sequence DNA encodes the following proteins:
- the LOC127175891 gene encoding integrin beta-1 isoform X2: protein MDVRLLLISVLLGLSRAQIDGNECTKASAQSCGECIQAGEKCGWCTDEDFLKQGEQKSTRCDEIEALIKKGCSKANIENPRGTVSVNENRSLTDRSKDGAKLKPEQITQIQPQKLTLDLRSGEAQTFNLTFRRAEGYPVDLYYLMDLSYSMKDDLENVKNLGTDLMVEMQKITTDFRIGFGSFVEKTVMPYISTTPAKLLNPCTSDQNCTSPFSYKNVLKLTSNGSEFNSLVSGQQISGNLDSPEGGFDAIMQVAVCGDEIGWRDNARLLVFSTDAGFHFAGDGKLGGIVLPNDGKCHLQNNMYTMSHYYDYPSIAHLVQKLSENNIQTIFAVTEEFQPVYQELKNLIPKSAVGTLSSDSGNVIKLIIDAYNSLSSEVILENSRLPEGVSISYISHCKNGVSEKGENGRKCSNISIGDQVTFEVAVTAKGCPSNGKSETIKIKPLGFNESVEIILNFICECECHAHRISNSQNCSNGNGTLECGACRCNEGRIGRVCECSKKEVRTEDLDANCRMDNGTDICSNNGDCVCGTCECKKRDNPEERYSGKFCECDNFNCDRSNNKLCGGHGRCECRKCICDANYTGSACDCSLDTSTCLATNKQICNGRGTCECGACKCTDSKFQGPTCEICPTCPGVCTEHKDCVQCRAFGTGDKKDTCEKQCSYFNLIMKKRKDELPQPNDQPYINHCKERDANDCWFFFTYATKNDSTVEVHVAEELECPSGPDIIPIVAGVVAGIVLIGLALLLIWKLLMIIHDRREFAKFEKEKMNAKWDTGENPIYKSAVTTVVNPKYEGK from the exons ATGGACGTGAGGCTGCTACTGATTTCAGTTCTTCTGGGACTCAGCAGGGCACAAATAG ATGGTAACGAATGCACCAAGGCCTCGGCCCAGTCCTGTGGAGAATGCATTCAGGCCGGAGAAAAGTGTGGCTGGTGCACAGACGAG GACTTTCTAAAACAAGGTGAACAGAAGTCCACACGTTGTGATGAGATTGAAGCTCTGATTAAGAAGGGCTGTTCTAAAGCCAACATAGAAAATCCTCGAGGAACTGTTAGCGTCAACGAAAACCGATCTTTAACAGACCGCTCAAAGGATGGAGCAAAACTGAAGCCAGAACAGATCACCCAGATTCAACCACAGAAACTCACTCTAGACCTCCGATCAG GTGAAGCTCAGACATTCAATCTGACATTCAGGAGGGCTGAGGGTTATCCTGTTGATCTCTACTACCTGATGGACCTCAGCTACTCAATGAAAGATGATTTAGAGAACGTCAAAAACCTGGGAACCGACCTCATGGTTGAAATGCAAAAGATCACAACTGACTTCAGAATTG GCTTTGGCTCCTTTGTGGAGAAAACTGTCATGCCATACATCAGCACGACACCAGCCAAGCTGCTAAACCCCTGTACGTCGGACCAGAACTGCACAAGCCCGTTCAGCTataaaaatgtgcttaaattGACTTCCAATGGATCTGAGTTTAACAGCCTCGTTAGCGGGCAACAGATCTCAGGAAACCTGGACTCACCAGAGGGAGGGTTCGATGCTATCATGCAAGTGGCTGTCTGTGGG GATGAGATCGGCTGGAGGGATAATGCCCGTCTGCTTGTGTTTTCCACGGATGCTGGATTTCACTTCGCCGGAGACGGAAAACTGGGCGGCATCGTGCTTCCTAATGACGGGAAATGCCATCTGCAGAATAACATGTACACCATGAGCCATTACTAT GACTATCCTTCGATCGCACATCTTGTTCAGAAATTAAGTGAAAACAACATTCAGACCATTTTTGCAGTAACTGAGGAGTTCCAGCCTGTTTACCAG GAGCTGAAAAACCTCATTCCAAAGTCAGCTGTGGGAACGCTATCCTCTGACTCCGGCAATGTGATAAAACTCATTATTGATGCATATAAT TCTCTGTCCTCAGAGGTCATTCTGGAGAACAGTAGGCTCCCTGAAGGTGTTTCCATCTCCTACATCTCCCACTGCAAGAATGGAGTGAGCGAAAAAGGAGAAAATGGAAGAAAGTGCTCCAATATCTCTATTGGAGATCAG GTAACATTTGAGGTAGCGGTCACGGCTAAAGGCTGTCCGTCTAATGGCAAATCAGAGACTATAAAAATCAAGCCGCTGGGCTTCAATGAGAGTGTGGAGATCATTCTCAACTTCATCTGCGAATGTGAGTGTCATGCACACAGAATCTCGAACAGTCAGAACTGTAGCAACGGCAATGGCACTCTGGAGTGTGGAGCATGCAG GTGCAATGAGGGACGTATCGGTAGGGTATGTGAATGTAGTAAAAAAGAGGTGAGAACAGAAGATCTGGACGCAAACTGCCGCATGGATAACGGGACGGACATTTGCAGCAACAATGGAGACTGCGTTTGTGGAACGTGTGAGTGCAAGAAAAGAGACAACCCAGAGGAGAGATACAGCGGAAAGTTCTGTGAATGTGACAACTTCAATTGCGACCGCTCCAACAATAAGCTCTGCGGAG GTCATGGTCGTTGTGAATGCCGAAAGTGTATCTGTGACGCTAACTACACAGGCAGTGCGTGCGACTGCTCTCTGGACACCTCCACTTGCCTGGCCACTAACAAACAGATCTGTAACGGACGGGGCACCTGTGAGTGTGGCGCGTGTAAATGCACCGACTCAAAGTTTCAGGGTCCAACCTGTGAAATCTGCCCAACCTGCCCTGGAGTTTGTACTGAACACAA GGATTGCGTCCAGTGCAGAGCATTTGGTACCGGGGACAAGAAAGACACGTGTGAGAAACAATGTAGTTATTTCAATCTCATAATGAAGAAGAGGAAGGATGAACTTCCTCAGCCCAACGACCAGCCCTACATCAATCATTGCAAAGAGCGTGACGCTAACGACTGCTGGTTCTTCTTCACCTACGCTACCAAGAACGACAGCACCGTTGAGGTTCACGTGGCGGAGGAACTTG AGTGTCCCTCTGGTCCTGATATTATCCCCATCGTAGCGGGTGTGGTCGCAGGAATCGTTCTGATTGGTTTAGCACTTCTGCTCATCTGGAAGCTGCTCATGATTATTCACGACCGCAGAGAGTTCGCCAAGTTCGAGAAGGAGAAGATGAACGCCAAGTGGGACACG GGTGAGAACCCCATTTACAAGAGTGCTGTGACAACGGTGGTCAACCCTAAGTACGAGGGCAAGTAA
- the LOC127175891 gene encoding integrin beta-1 isoform X1 yields the protein MDVRLLLISVLLGLSRAQIDGNECTKASAQSCGECIQAGEKCGWCTDEDFLKQGEQKSTRCDEIEALIKKGCSKANIENPRGTVSVNENRSLTDRSKDGAKLKPEQITQIQPQKLTLDLRSGEAQTFNLTFRRAEGYPVDLYYLMDLSYSMKDDLENVKNLGTDLMVEMQKITTDFRIGFGSFVEKTVMPYISTTPAKLLNPCTSDQNCTSPFSYKNVLKLTSNGSEFNSLVSGQQISGNLDSPEGGFDAIMQVAVCGDEIGWRDNARLLVFSTDAGFHFAGDGKLGGIVLPNDGKCHLQNNMYTMSHYYDYPSIAHLVQKLSENNIQTIFAVTEEFQPVYQELKNLIPKSAVGTLSSDSGNVIKLIIDAYNSLSSEVILENSRLPEGVSISYISHCKNGVSEKGENGRKCSNISIGDQVTFEVAVTAKGCPSNGKSETIKIKPLGFNESVEIILNFICECECHAHRISNSQNCSNGNGTLECGACRCNEGRIGRVCECSKKEVRTEDLDANCRMDNGTDICSNNGDCVCGTCECKKRDNPEERYSGKFCECDNFNCDRSNNKLCGGHGRCECRKCICDANYTGSACDCSLDTSTCLATNKQICNGRGTCECGACKCTDSKFQGPTCEICPTCPGVCTEHKDCVQCRAFGTGDKKDTCEKQCSYFNLIMKKRKDELPQPNDQPYINHCKERDANDCWFFFTYATKNDSTVEVHVAEELECPSGPDIIPIVAGVVAGIVLIGLALLLIWKLLMIIHDRREFAKFEKEKMNAKWDTQDNPIYKSPINKFQNPSYGNKGVTL from the exons ATGGACGTGAGGCTGCTACTGATTTCAGTTCTTCTGGGACTCAGCAGGGCACAAATAG ATGGTAACGAATGCACCAAGGCCTCGGCCCAGTCCTGTGGAGAATGCATTCAGGCCGGAGAAAAGTGTGGCTGGTGCACAGACGAG GACTTTCTAAAACAAGGTGAACAGAAGTCCACACGTTGTGATGAGATTGAAGCTCTGATTAAGAAGGGCTGTTCTAAAGCCAACATAGAAAATCCTCGAGGAACTGTTAGCGTCAACGAAAACCGATCTTTAACAGACCGCTCAAAGGATGGAGCAAAACTGAAGCCAGAACAGATCACCCAGATTCAACCACAGAAACTCACTCTAGACCTCCGATCAG GTGAAGCTCAGACATTCAATCTGACATTCAGGAGGGCTGAGGGTTATCCTGTTGATCTCTACTACCTGATGGACCTCAGCTACTCAATGAAAGATGATTTAGAGAACGTCAAAAACCTGGGAACCGACCTCATGGTTGAAATGCAAAAGATCACAACTGACTTCAGAATTG GCTTTGGCTCCTTTGTGGAGAAAACTGTCATGCCATACATCAGCACGACACCAGCCAAGCTGCTAAACCCCTGTACGTCGGACCAGAACTGCACAAGCCCGTTCAGCTataaaaatgtgcttaaattGACTTCCAATGGATCTGAGTTTAACAGCCTCGTTAGCGGGCAACAGATCTCAGGAAACCTGGACTCACCAGAGGGAGGGTTCGATGCTATCATGCAAGTGGCTGTCTGTGGG GATGAGATCGGCTGGAGGGATAATGCCCGTCTGCTTGTGTTTTCCACGGATGCTGGATTTCACTTCGCCGGAGACGGAAAACTGGGCGGCATCGTGCTTCCTAATGACGGGAAATGCCATCTGCAGAATAACATGTACACCATGAGCCATTACTAT GACTATCCTTCGATCGCACATCTTGTTCAGAAATTAAGTGAAAACAACATTCAGACCATTTTTGCAGTAACTGAGGAGTTCCAGCCTGTTTACCAG GAGCTGAAAAACCTCATTCCAAAGTCAGCTGTGGGAACGCTATCCTCTGACTCCGGCAATGTGATAAAACTCATTATTGATGCATATAAT TCTCTGTCCTCAGAGGTCATTCTGGAGAACAGTAGGCTCCCTGAAGGTGTTTCCATCTCCTACATCTCCCACTGCAAGAATGGAGTGAGCGAAAAAGGAGAAAATGGAAGAAAGTGCTCCAATATCTCTATTGGAGATCAG GTAACATTTGAGGTAGCGGTCACGGCTAAAGGCTGTCCGTCTAATGGCAAATCAGAGACTATAAAAATCAAGCCGCTGGGCTTCAATGAGAGTGTGGAGATCATTCTCAACTTCATCTGCGAATGTGAGTGTCATGCACACAGAATCTCGAACAGTCAGAACTGTAGCAACGGCAATGGCACTCTGGAGTGTGGAGCATGCAG GTGCAATGAGGGACGTATCGGTAGGGTATGTGAATGTAGTAAAAAAGAGGTGAGAACAGAAGATCTGGACGCAAACTGCCGCATGGATAACGGGACGGACATTTGCAGCAACAATGGAGACTGCGTTTGTGGAACGTGTGAGTGCAAGAAAAGAGACAACCCAGAGGAGAGATACAGCGGAAAGTTCTGTGAATGTGACAACTTCAATTGCGACCGCTCCAACAATAAGCTCTGCGGAG GTCATGGTCGTTGTGAATGCCGAAAGTGTATCTGTGACGCTAACTACACAGGCAGTGCGTGCGACTGCTCTCTGGACACCTCCACTTGCCTGGCCACTAACAAACAGATCTGTAACGGACGGGGCACCTGTGAGTGTGGCGCGTGTAAATGCACCGACTCAAAGTTTCAGGGTCCAACCTGTGAAATCTGCCCAACCTGCCCTGGAGTTTGTACTGAACACAA GGATTGCGTCCAGTGCAGAGCATTTGGTACCGGGGACAAGAAAGACACGTGTGAGAAACAATGTAGTTATTTCAATCTCATAATGAAGAAGAGGAAGGATGAACTTCCTCAGCCCAACGACCAGCCCTACATCAATCATTGCAAAGAGCGTGACGCTAACGACTGCTGGTTCTTCTTCACCTACGCTACCAAGAACGACAGCACCGTTGAGGTTCACGTGGCGGAGGAACTTG AGTGTCCCTCTGGTCCTGATATTATCCCCATCGTAGCGGGTGTGGTCGCAGGAATCGTTCTGATTGGTTTAGCACTTCTGCTCATCTGGAAGCTGCTCATGATTATTCACGACCGCAGAGAGTTCGCCAAGTTCGAGAAGGAGAAGATGAACGCCAAGTGGGACACG CAAGACAACCCAATATACAAGAGCCCCATTAATAAATTCCAGAATCCAAGTTATGGAAATAAGGGCGTCACCCTCTGA